DNA from Candidatus Limnocylindria bacterium:
CGGACTGCGGCACATGACAGTGGAGCTGGACCGACGCGACGCTACCGTCGCGGTCCCGATCGCCGAGCAGAACGATGGCGCGCGAAGGATGCCGGAGCGCAAGATCCGCCACCGCTCGCGCGGCACGCCGCGCGTGCAGTTCGCGCTCGGAGTACACGACGAGGTTGAGCACGGAGGCGCGCGCGAGGGTCTGACCGCGCTCCCTGGCGTGCGCCACCGCGGCCCTGCGCAAACGCGCCAGTCCGCGCTCGAGCGCGTCGATGCTCGACGCCTCGGCGCCCCAGAACGTCTCGTCGATCACGGCCGTCGCCAGCTGCGACCGTCGCGCGCGATGAGCTGGTCGGCCTGCTCAGGCCCCCACGCGCCGGCGGGGTAGATCGGGAGCTGCTGGTGGCCCGCTTGCCAGCCGGCGAGGATCGGGTCGACGAAGGCCCACTGCTGTTCCACTTCGTCGCGACGTGTGAACAGCGTCGCGTCACCGCGTAGCGCATCGAGGATCAGGGTCTCGTACGAATCGGGAGCGTCGACCATGAACGACTCGCCGTAGCCGAAGTCCATGTTCACCGAGCGGATGCGAAGCCCCTGGACCGGCACCTTCGCGCCGAACGTGAGCGAGATGCCTTCGTCGGGCTGGATGCGGATCACGAGCTCGTTCGCGTCGAGACCCTCCGAGGCTTCGCGGGTGAAGATCCGATGTGGCGCGACGCGGAAACGGATCGCGATCTCGGTTGAGCGCTTCGGCAGCCGCTTCCCGGTGCGGATGTAGAAGGGCGTGCCCTCCCAGCGCCAGTTGTCGATGAAGCATTTCATCGCGACGTACGTCTCGGTCTGGGAGTCGGGCGCGACGCCGTGCTCCTCGTGGTAATCGACGACGCGTTCGCCGCCGATGAAGCCCGGGCCGTACTGACCGCGGACGGTCAGCGCACCGACATCGTCCGGCGCGATCTGCCGTAAAGCGCGAAGCACCTTGACCTTCTCGTCGCGCACGGACCGGTCGTCAAAGGCCGCCGGCGGCTCCATACCGACGAGCGCGAGGAGCTGCAGCAGGTGGTTCTGGACGATGTCGCGCATCGCGCCCACGCTGTCGTAGTAGCCCGCGCGCTCCTCGATCCCCAGCGACTCCGCTGCGGTGATCTGGACATGGTCGACGTACTGGCGCGTCCAGATCGGCTCGAAGATGCTGTTCGCGAAGCGCAGCACGAGGATGTTCTGCACCGTCTCCTTGCCCAGGTAGTGATCGATGCGATAAGTCTGGCTCTCCACGAAAGCCTGGTCCACCGCGT
Protein-coding regions in this window:
- the zwf gene encoding glucose-6-phosphate dehydrogenase — translated: MRFSRQSLEEDHWNDFARALFFVNGSFDDLHSFRRLQAKLDAVDQQFGIPHARVYYLAVAPQLVGPCVQHLRDAGMVAEPEEATAFTRIIVEKPIGHDLASAREDIHAVDQAFVESQTYRIDHYLGKETVQNILVLRFANSIFEPIWTRQYVDHVQITAAESLGIEERAGYYDSVGAMRDIVQNHLLQLLALVGMEPPAAFDDRSVRDEKVKVLRALRQIAPDDVGALTVRGQYGPGFIGGERVVDYHEEHGVAPDSQTETYVAMKCFIDNWRWEGTPFYIRTGKRLPKRSTEIAIRFRVAPHRIFTREASEGLDANELVIRIQPDEGISLTFGAKVPVQGLRIRSVNMDFGYGESFMVDAPDSYETLILDALRGDATLFTRRDEVEQQWAFVDPILAGWQAGHQQLPIYPAGAWGPEQADQLIARDGRSWRRP